Proteins encoded within one genomic window of Eleutherodactylus coqui strain aEleCoq1 chromosome 1, aEleCoq1.hap1, whole genome shotgun sequence:
- the TTC32 gene encoding tetratricopeptide repeat protein 32 isoform X2 — translation MTCGFPDVRMAHGRLHAANTELEKRHLEAAEELYDRVIESCEQSRCSTEELSTAYNNRGQIKYFRVDFYEAMDDYTDAIRVNPKFEVPYYNRGVILYRLGFFDEAIKDFQKVLELNPKFEDARISLQQSIADKEERRRRRIPES, via the exons ATGACCTGCGGGTTCCCGGATGTGCG AATGGCGCACGGCCGGCTGCACGCTGCAAACACTGAGCTGGAGAAGCGCCACCTGGAGGCGGCGGAGGAGCTTTATGACAGGGTAATAGAGAGCTGTGAGCAGAGCAG ATGCAGCACAGAAGAGCTCTCCACTGCCTACAACAACCGGGGGCAGATTAAGTACTTCCGCGTTGACTTCTACGAGGCGATGGATGACTACACAGACGCCATACGAGTAAACCCGAAATTTGAGGTTCCGTATTACAACAGAGGTGTGATCTTGTATCGGCTTG GCTTCTTCGATGAAGCAATTAAGGATTTCCAGAAAGTATTAGAGCTGAACCCCAAGTTTGAAGACGCCAGGATCAGCTTACAACAAAGTATTGCGGACAAGGAAGAACGGAGGCGGAGGAGGATCCCAGAATCATGA
- the TTC32 gene encoding tetratricopeptide repeat protein 32 isoform X1, with amino-acid sequence MTCGFPDVRMAHGRLHAANTELEKRHLEAAEELYDRVIESCEQSSRCSTEELSTAYNNRGQIKYFRVDFYEAMDDYTDAIRVNPKFEVPYYNRGVILYRLGFFDEAIKDFQKVLELNPKFEDARISLQQSIADKEERRRRRIPES; translated from the exons ATGACCTGCGGGTTCCCGGATGTGCG AATGGCGCACGGCCGGCTGCACGCTGCAAACACTGAGCTGGAGAAGCGCCACCTGGAGGCGGCGGAGGAGCTTTATGACAGGGTAATAGAGAGCTGTGAGCAGAGCAG CAGATGCAGCACAGAAGAGCTCTCCACTGCCTACAACAACCGGGGGCAGATTAAGTACTTCCGCGTTGACTTCTACGAGGCGATGGATGACTACACAGACGCCATACGAGTAAACCCGAAATTTGAGGTTCCGTATTACAACAGAGGTGTGATCTTGTATCGGCTTG GCTTCTTCGATGAAGCAATTAAGGATTTCCAGAAAGTATTAGAGCTGAACCCCAAGTTTGAAGACGCCAGGATCAGCTTACAACAAAGTATTGCGGACAAGGAAGAACGGAGGCGGAGGAGGATCCCAGAATCATGA